The Inediibacterium massiliense genome has a segment encoding these proteins:
- a CDS encoding cyclic lactone autoinducer peptide, with amino-acid sequence MKAKLLQISIAVLTFLAFTSAVSACSTVSYQPELPEQLKEM; translated from the coding sequence ATGAAGGCAAAATTATTACAAATTTCTATTGCTGTACTTACATTCCTAGCTTTTACTAGTGCTGTATCAGCTTGCTCTACTGTAAGTTATCAACCAGAATTGCCAGAGCAATTAAAGGAAATGTAG
- a CDS encoding sensor histidine kinase translates to MKLSIRAYILVGLILLQSFMIMFLTNHTILNLMGNIIIQFQYPFFMGIVINILGISAIICVFYMVHFLKKEKESIMKLNHSKEVIDALQGQKHDFINHLNLIAGLLQLKQSERALEYIFKISQRVEEVFSISKIENVEIAATLGRKCAIAQSKGIKVELDIGSTLDHLYINSIDLSQVLFNLIDNAIYELEHCKEEDKILTIDIQECEDECVIAIGNSYPILSNRLYDKIFEKGYSTKNGNDHGYGLNIVKQFIQNNKGRIEVESYEDVGTIFTIFLPMKTKIATSS, encoded by the coding sequence ATGAAACTTTCTATTCGTGCATATATTTTAGTTGGGCTTATATTATTACAAAGCTTTATGATTATGTTTTTAACTAATCATACAATTCTAAATTTAATGGGGAATATTATTATTCAATTTCAATATCCATTTTTTATGGGGATTGTGATTAATATTTTGGGAATTAGCGCAATCATTTGTGTTTTTTATATGGTGCATTTTTTAAAAAAAGAAAAAGAATCTATTATGAAGTTGAACCATTCCAAAGAAGTTATTGATGCATTACAAGGACAAAAGCATGATTTTATTAACCATTTAAATTTGATTGCAGGACTTTTGCAATTAAAACAAAGTGAAAGGGCTTTAGAATATATTTTTAAGATTTCCCAAAGAGTAGAAGAAGTATTTTCAATTTCTAAAATAGAAAATGTAGAAATTGCAGCTACTTTAGGAAGAAAATGTGCAATTGCACAAAGTAAAGGGATTAAAGTAGAGTTAGATATAGGATCTACATTAGATCATTTATATATTAATTCTATTGATTTATCCCAAGTGTTATTTAATTTGATAGACAATGCAATCTATGAATTAGAACATTGTAAAGAAGAAGATAAAATACTTACTATAGATATTCAAGAGTGTGAAGATGAATGTGTGATTGCCATAGGAAATTCCTATCCAATCTTATCAAACAGACTATATGATAAAATATTTGAAAAGGGATATTCTACTAAAAATGGTAATGATCATGGATATGGTTTAAACATTGTAAAACAATTTATTCAAAATAACAAAGGAAGAATTGAAGTAGAAAGTTATGAAGATGTAGGAACTATATTTACTATTTTTTTACCTATGAAAACGAAAATAGCTACATCTAGTTAA
- the pyrE gene encoding orotate phosphoribosyltransferase, with translation MNISQEIAKNLLEIEAVTIRSTDNLFTWASGIKSPIYCDNRLTMSYPKVRDLIAKGFEKLIEQKYADVEVIVGTATAGIPHAAWVSEKMNLPMAYVRSSAKDHGKGNQIEGLVKKGQKVVVIEDLLSTGGSSIKAVQALKEVGAEVLGVVAIFTYNFDQVDKLFSEVNVSYDTLTGYNILLPIAIDMGYIKEEEKEMLTKWSKNPYIFTKE, from the coding sequence ATGAATATAAGTCAAGAAATAGCTAAAAATCTTTTAGAAATTGAAGCAGTTACTATTAGAAGTACAGACAATCTTTTTACATGGGCATCAGGAATCAAGTCACCTATTTATTGTGACAATCGTCTTACTATGAGCTATCCAAAGGTAAGAGATCTAATTGCAAAAGGATTTGAAAAATTGATTGAACAAAAATATGCTGATGTAGAGGTTATTGTAGGAACAGCTACAGCAGGAATTCCTCATGCTGCATGGGTATCTGAGAAAATGAATCTTCCTATGGCGTATGTAAGAAGTAGTGCAAAGGATCATGGAAAAGGAAATCAGATTGAGGGTCTTGTAAAAAAAGGACAAAAGGTTGTGGTGATTGAAGACTTGCTTTCTACAGGAGGGAGCTCTATAAAAGCTGTACAAGCTCTTAAAGAAGTAGGAGCAGAAGTTCTAGGGGTGGTAGCTATATTTACTTATAATTTTGATCAAGTAGATAAGCTGTTTTCAGAAGTTAATGTTTCTTATGATACATTAACTGGATATAATATTCTTCTTCCTATCGCCATAGATATGGGATATATCAAAGAAGAAGAAAAAGAAATGTTAACGAAATGGAGTAAAAATCCTTATATATTTACGAAAGAATAA
- a CDS encoding ribonucleoside triphosphate reductase — MSVTKVQKRNGEIVDFDSSKIKFAIFAAAKSVGGKDEMVAARLSKIVVDIIHETYGASIPSVEDVQDIVEKVLIEEGHAKTSKAYILYRKKHEEIREVKNLFMDAERMIEEYVNLEDWRVNENANMGFSLQGLNNHIVESITKKYWLNKIYRKELREVHIRGDLHIHDLGLLAPYCCGWDLESFLRYGFRGAKGKIESKPPRHLESALGQLVNLLYTLQGESAGAQAVSSIDTYLAPFIYYDNLSYEQVKKALQRFVFNLNVPTRVGFQTPFTNVTLDITPHPLLKNQPVMIGGEMMDKTYKEFQKEMDIFNKAFCEVMMEGDGAGRAFSFPIPTVNITPDFPWNSESVNAIMEMTRKFGTPYFANFLNSDLSPEDVRSMCCRLRLDNRELRRRGGGLFGANPLTGSINVVTLNMARIGYLSKTVEEFKRRVKNLMEIAKEICETKREVLEQYMDAGLYPYSRFYLQGVKDGTGEYFKNHFSTIGLNGMNEACINLLGVDITTEEGNEFAVEIMEFMNRVIQIFQEETGSLWNLEASPAEGASYRFARIDKKMYPNICTQGEDEPYYTNSTQLPVNYTNDVFEAIELQEKLQSLYTGGTVFHGFIGEEIDSIETCKLLLKKVMENSSIPYVTITPTFSICEDHGYISGEHFNCPHCGKESEVWTRVVGFHRPVQSWNKGKQEEFKDRKEFSHIESLKNKSERVAIKIG; from the coding sequence ATGTCAGTTACAAAGGTTCAAAAGAGAAATGGAGAAATTGTCGACTTTGATAGTAGTAAAATCAAGTTTGCTATCTTTGCTGCAGCTAAATCTGTAGGAGGAAAAGACGAAATGGTAGCAGCGAGATTATCAAAAATAGTAGTTGATATTATTCATGAGACTTATGGAGCAAGTATTCCATCTGTAGAAGATGTTCAAGATATAGTAGAAAAAGTATTGATTGAGGAAGGTCATGCTAAAACATCAAAAGCATATATATTATATAGAAAAAAACATGAAGAAATTAGGGAAGTAAAAAATTTATTCATGGATGCAGAAAGAATGATTGAAGAATATGTGAATTTAGAAGATTGGCGTGTCAATGAAAATGCGAATATGGGATTTTCATTACAGGGACTAAATAATCATATTGTAGAGAGTATTACTAAAAAATATTGGCTTAATAAGATATATCGAAAAGAATTAAGAGAAGTACATATTAGAGGAGATCTACATATACATGATTTAGGTCTGTTGGCGCCTTATTGCTGTGGATGGGATCTTGAATCTTTTTTAAGATATGGTTTTAGAGGAGCAAAAGGAAAGATTGAATCTAAACCACCAAGACATTTAGAATCTGCTTTGGGACAGCTTGTGAATCTACTTTATACACTTCAAGGAGAATCAGCTGGAGCCCAAGCTGTATCTAGTATAGATACTTATTTAGCACCTTTTATTTATTATGACAATTTAAGTTATGAACAAGTAAAAAAAGCTTTGCAAAGATTTGTGTTTAATTTAAATGTACCAACTCGAGTAGGTTTTCAAACTCCTTTTACGAATGTTACACTAGATATTACACCTCATCCACTTCTTAAAAATCAACCAGTAATGATTGGTGGAGAGATGATGGATAAAACTTATAAAGAGTTTCAAAAGGAAATGGATATATTTAATAAAGCTTTTTGTGAGGTAATGATGGAAGGAGATGGAGCAGGAAGGGCATTTAGCTTCCCTATTCCTACTGTAAATATTACACCAGATTTTCCATGGAATTCTGAATCTGTCAATGCCATTATGGAAATGACAAGAAAATTTGGTACACCTTATTTTGCAAACTTTTTAAATTCTGATTTGTCTCCAGAAGATGTAAGAAGTATGTGTTGTAGACTTAGATTAGACAATAGGGAATTAAGAAGAAGAGGTGGGGGATTGTTTGGAGCAAATCCTTTAACTGGGTCGATTAATGTAGTGACTTTAAATATGGCAAGAATCGGATATCTTTCAAAAACTGTAGAAGAATTTAAAAGAAGAGTAAAAAATTTAATGGAAATTGCAAAAGAAATCTGTGAAACAAAAAGAGAAGTCCTAGAACAATATATGGATGCAGGACTATATCCTTATTCAAGATTCTATCTCCAAGGAGTTAAGGACGGAACGGGAGAGTACTTTAAAAATCATTTCTCAACTATAGGTTTAAATGGAATGAATGAAGCTTGTATTAACTTATTAGGAGTAGATATTACAACAGAAGAAGGAAATGAGTTTGCTGTTGAAATTATGGAATTTATGAATAGAGTGATTCAAATATTCCAAGAAGAGACTGGAAGCCTGTGGAACTTAGAAGCATCTCCTGCTGAAGGAGCAAGCTATAGATTTGCAAGAATTGATAAAAAAATGTATCCAAATATCTGCACACAAGGAGAAGATGAACCATATTATACCAACTCTACTCAACTCCCTGTAAATTACACAAATGATGTATTTGAGGCTATTGAGTTGCAAGAGAAGTTACAATCCCTTTATACAGGGGGAACTGTATTTCATGGATTTATTGGAGAAGAAATTGATAGTATAGAAACTTGTAAACTTCTTCTTAAAAAAGTAATGGAAAATAGTAGTATTCCTTATGTAACCATTACACCTACATTCTCTATTTGTGAAGATCATGGATATATTTCAGGAGAGCATTTTAATTGTCCTCATTGTGGAAAAGAATCAGAAGTATGGACACGTGTAGTAGGATTTCATAGACCAGTTCAATCATGGAACAAAGGAAAACAAGAAGAATTTAAGGATAGAAAAGAGTTTTCTCATATAGAAAGTTTAAAAAATAAGTCTGAGAGAGTAGCTATAAAAATTGGGTAA